One Bacillota bacterium genomic region harbors:
- the speB gene encoding agmatinase, whose protein sequence is MSILVERRDGFLGANSDYERSDIVILGLPMDFTTSWRPGARGGPAKIREVSFSLEEYSAALERSIESVNVADIGDVSLPLGNTERSLEAIREVMEGLVAHGKLPFALGGEHLVTLPCVEAVAGAREDLVVVHVDAHADLRNEYAGQRLSHATVMRRVGEVVGMDNLYQVGVRSGAAEEFLVARGAPHRVDGSVPAAVRTVVEEIGNRPCYVTLDIDVVDPAFAPGTGTPEPGGCSSCEILEAVHLLTQANIVGVDLVEVAPAWDRSDITSLLAAKIVREVVIGVGARLSRKERS, encoded by the coding sequence ATGAGCATCCTCGTCGAAAGAAGAGACGGGTTTCTCGGCGCGAACAGCGACTACGAACGGTCGGACATAGTCATTCTCGGGCTCCCCATGGACTTCACCACGAGTTGGCGACCTGGTGCACGCGGAGGGCCCGCCAAGATCCGAGAGGTCTCTTTTTCTTTGGAGGAGTACAGCGCCGCCCTTGAGCGGAGCATAGAGTCAGTGAACGTTGCAGACATCGGCGACGTCTCTCTCCCTCTGGGAAACACCGAGAGGAGCCTCGAGGCTATCAGAGAGGTGATGGAAGGGCTCGTCGCCCACGGCAAGCTGCCGTTTGCCCTCGGGGGCGAGCACCTCGTGACCCTTCCGTGCGTGGAAGCGGTGGCCGGCGCGCGTGAGGACCTCGTGGTCGTGCATGTCGACGCCCATGCGGACCTGCGCAATGAGTACGCGGGACAGAGGCTGTCCCACGCAACTGTCATGCGAAGGGTGGGGGAGGTAGTTGGGATGGACAACCTCTACCAGGTGGGCGTAAGGTCCGGGGCGGCCGAGGAGTTTCTCGTCGCTCGCGGGGCTCCGCACAGGGTGGATGGATCGGTACCGGCCGCGGTCCGGACCGTAGTGGAAGAGATAGGGAATAGACCTTGCTATGTGACGCTAGACATCGACGTGGTAGACCCCGCGTTTGCGCCGGGCACCGGGACTCCCGAGCCGGGAGGGTGTTCCTCCTGCGAGATCCTCGAGGCCGTTCACTTGCTGACGCAAGCGAACATCGTCGGAGTGGACTTGGTTGAGGTGGCGCCCGCGTGGGACAGGTCGGACATCACCTCGCTCCTCGCGGCGAAGATCGTTCGCGAGGTGGTCATCGGTGTCGGGGCGCGCCTCTCAAGGAAGGAACGGTCCTGA